A DNA window from Drosophila virilis strain 15010-1051.87 chromosome 4, Dvir_AGI_RSII-ME, whole genome shotgun sequence contains the following coding sequences:
- the LOC6634260 gene encoding dynein axonemal light chain 1, with amino-acid sequence MAKPTTIKDALARWEERNKQEAITAQDIGLQFQYPPIEKMDPTLSTLVECQKLSLSSNMIEKITGISGMKNLRVLSLARNYLKNLNGIETLAETLEELWVSYNNIDKIKPIEAMKALKVFYISHNLIKDWSEFGRMGVPPNLSDITFVGNPLNENMDPAAFTAEAIRRLPNLKKLDGEPLIR; translated from the coding sequence ATGGCCAAGCCGACAACAATTAAGGATGCGCTGGCACGCTGGGAGGAACGCAACAAACAGGAGGCGATCACCGCCCAGGATATTGGCTTGCAATTCCAGTATCCACCGATTGAGAAAATGGATCCCACACTGAGCACACTTGTGGAGTGTCAGAAGCTGAGCCTCTCCTCGAACATGATTGAGAAAATCACCGGCATTTCGGGAATGAAAAATTTGCGTGTGCTTAGCTTGGCGCGCAACTATCTGAAGAATCTAAATGGCATCGAGACGCTGGCCGAGACCTTGGAGGAGCTATGGGTTAGCTATAACAATATAGATAAAATCAAACCGATCGAGGCTATGAAAGCGCTCAAAGTATTCTATATATCGCACAATCTTATCAAGGATTGGTCAGAGTTTGGACGCATGGGTGTTCCACCGAATCTTAGTGATATAACATTCGTTGGGAATCCATTGAACGAGAATATGGATCCGGCTGCCTTTACCGCCGAGGCCATACGCCGTTTGCCCAATCTCAAGAAACTGGATGGAGAGCCACTCATACGTTAG